Proteins encoded together in one Quercus lobata isolate SW786 chromosome 3, ValleyOak3.0 Primary Assembly, whole genome shotgun sequence window:
- the LOC115978866 gene encoding 26S proteasome non-ATPase regulatory subunit 10-like, translated as MDMEIDPPNTKPEVVIKDDDLFKAAESGDASTFKSLSQNQLSKALSLRNEDGRSLLHVAVSSSHPEVVKVLSAIDESASVINSADEEGWAPLHSAASIGNLEIVEVLLSRGADINMKTDGGRTALHYAASKGWMKIAEILISQGAKINLKDKVGCTPLHRAASTGNSEVCELLIEEGAEVDAVDKAGQTPLMNAVICYDKEVALLLIRHGADVDVEDKEGYTVLGRASADFRPIIIDAAKAMLEG; from the exons ATGGACATGGAGATCGATCCCCCAAACACGAAACCTGAGGTTGTGATCAAAGATGACGATCTCTTCAAAGCCGCTGAGTCCGGCGACGCCTCCACCTTCAAATCACTCTCTCAGAACCAGCTCtccaaagctctctctctccgaAACGAGGACGGCCGCTCCCTCCTCCACGTCGCCGTCTCTTCTTCTCATCCCGAG GTGGTGAAGGTACTATCAGCAATCGATGAATCAGCAAGTGTGATAAACAGTGCAGATGAAGAAGGCTGGGCCCCGCTTCATTCTGCGGCGAGCATTGGGAATTTGGAAATAGTGGAAGTTTTGTTAAGCAGag GAGCTGATATTAATATGAAAACTGATGGTGGTCGCACTGCCCTTCACTATGCTGCCAGTAAGGGATGGATGAAGATTGCTGAAATTTTGATCTCTCAAGGGGCAAAGATTAATCTGAAGGACAAG GTTGGTTGCACCCCATTGCATCGGGCAGCTAGCACAGGGAACTCAGAAGTGTGTGAACTTTTAATTGAGGAAGGAGCAGAGGTTGATGCTGTTGACAAAGCTGGTCAAACTCCTCTTATGAATGCAGTTATTTGCTATGACAAAGAG GTAGCTCTACTTTTAATAAGGCATGGAGCAGATGTTGATGTGGAAGACAAGGAAGGATACACTGTGCTTGGTCGAGCTTCAGCTGATTTT